The Candidatus Omnitrophota bacterium genome includes a region encoding these proteins:
- a CDS encoding NAD(P)-dependent oxidoreductase, whose product MKRIFITGASGFIGRNVVKTLLQSSNKLMFLAKDKKEQKILSVYDQKIVTGNLKDIKRFGKIIKLFNPNTCIHLAWEGIPDYSKEISKRNLDNSIKLVDFISNETNCSKLIVSGSCWEYGKIKGICREGDAVNITSFFSWAKNSLHNYAKTACGERGIDLVWFRLFYVYGFGQRKGALIPELTASLKKGKCPDIRNPLNANDFIDVRDIARAFAIAVKKKIEPGIYNLGTGKTERVLDICRISEKYISGTDDFSKQLRRKSLRKKQEINFRADITKTVNALGWRPEIDIRKGIKNYLSELEAM is encoded by the coding sequence ATGAAACGTATTTTTATAACAGGAGCATCGGGTTTCATAGGCAGAAATGTTGTTAAAACTCTGCTTCAAAGTTCAAATAAACTGATGTTTTTAGCAAAGGACAAAAAAGAACAAAAAATTCTTTCGGTATATGATCAGAAAATAGTGACAGGGAATCTGAAAGACATAAAAAGATTCGGAAAAATTATAAAACTTTTTAATCCGAATACTTGTATTCATCTTGCCTGGGAGGGTATTCCGGATTACTCGAAAGAGATCAGCAAACGGAATTTAGATAATTCCATAAAGCTGGTTGATTTTATCAGCAATGAGACAAATTGCAGCAAACTTATAGTAAGCGGAAGTTGTTGGGAATATGGGAAGATTAAAGGAATATGCAGGGAAGGAGATGCCGTTAATATAACTTCTTTTTTTTCATGGGCCAAGAATTCTCTGCATAACTATGCGAAAACAGCTTGCGGGGAGAGAGGTATTGACCTTGTCTGGTTCCGTCTTTTTTATGTGTATGGCTTCGGTCAACGCAAAGGAGCTCTTATTCCGGAGTTAACGGCTTCCTTGAAAAAAGGCAAGTGCCCGGATATAAGAAATCCGCTGAATGCGAACGATTTTATTGACGTGCGAGATATTGCCAGGGCATTTGCAATCGCTGTGAAAAAAAAGATTGAGCCGGGTATTTATAATCTTGGTACGGGAAAAACAGAAAGAGTTCTGGATATATGCAGAATATCTGAAAAATATATCAGTGGAACGGATGATTTTTCAAAACAACTGCGAAGAAAATCATTGAGGAAAAAACAGGAAATAAATTTCCGGGCGGACATAACTAAAACGGTCAATGCTCTGGGATGGAGACCGGAAATTGATATAAGAAAAGGAATAAAGAACTATCTAAGCGAATTGGAGGCAATGTGA
- a CDS encoding dTDP-4-keto-6-deoxy-D-glucose epimerase: MDEKLKFTEQSIRGVFIIEPDLFVDHRGTFRRHFCENEFREHDIDFCVRQCNVSENIRKGTLRGFHYQIYPYGEAKIISCFKGGVYDILVDLRPESETYLKWISFDLSEENRKSLYLPHGCANAWLTLKENTWMYYHHSEFFNPGAEKGIRYNDPFFKFKWPTTPEVISEKDSIYPDFNPSAGSYSKGNK, encoded by the coding sequence ATGGACGAAAAACTTAAATTTACAGAACAGAGTATTAGGGGAGTATTCATTATAGAGCCGGATCTGTTTGTCGATCATAGGGGAACTTTCAGAAGACATTTCTGCGAAAATGAATTCAGGGAACATGATATTGATTTTTGCGTAAGACAGTGCAATGTGTCTGAAAATATTCGCAAAGGTACTTTGAGGGGGTTCCATTACCAGATATATCCTTATGGCGAGGCAAAGATTATTTCATGTTTTAAGGGCGGTGTATATGATATTCTTGTTGACTTAAGGCCGGAATCAGAGACATATCTGAAATGGATATCATTTGATTTGTCAGAAGAAAACAGAAAGAGTCTTTATTTGCCGCATGGTTGCGCTAATGCCTGGCTGACTTTAAAGGAGAACACATGGATGTATTATCACCACAGCGAATTCTTCAATCCGGGTGCGGAAAAGGGAATCCGTTACAATGATCCATTTTTCAAGTTTAAGTGGCCGACAACGCCGGAAGTAATATCGGAGAAGGATAGTATTTATCCGGATTTCAATCCATCTGCGGGCTCGTATTCCAAAGGAAATAAATGA